In Streptomyces sp. NBC_00414, a single window of DNA contains:
- a CDS encoding amino acid ABC transporter ATP-binding protein produces MVKAEGVHKSFGPVEVLKGIDLEVKPSEVFCLIGPSGSGKSTFLRCINHLEKVNSGRLYVDGELVGYRQKGDKLYELKDSEVALKRRDIGMVFQRFNLFPHMTALENVMEAPVQVKGVSRAQARERAGQLLERVGLADKAGNYPSQLSGGQQQRVAIARALAMEPKLMLFDEPTSALDPELVGDVLDVMRDLAESGMTMIVVTHEMGFAREVGDSLVFMDEGVVVESGHPREVLTNPQHERTQSFLSKVL; encoded by the coding sequence ATGGTGAAGGCCGAGGGCGTCCACAAGTCCTTCGGTCCGGTCGAGGTCCTCAAGGGCATCGACCTCGAAGTGAAGCCCAGCGAGGTCTTCTGCCTGATCGGCCCGTCCGGCTCGGGCAAGTCGACGTTCCTGCGGTGCATCAACCACCTGGAGAAGGTCAACTCCGGACGGCTGTACGTCGACGGGGAGCTGGTCGGCTACCGCCAGAAGGGCGACAAGCTGTACGAGCTGAAGGACAGCGAGGTCGCGCTGAAGCGGCGGGACATCGGCATGGTGTTCCAGCGGTTCAACCTGTTCCCGCACATGACGGCGCTGGAGAACGTCATGGAGGCGCCGGTCCAGGTCAAGGGTGTGAGCAGGGCGCAGGCGCGGGAGCGGGCGGGGCAGCTCCTGGAGCGGGTGGGTCTCGCCGACAAGGCCGGCAACTACCCCTCACAGCTCTCCGGCGGCCAGCAGCAGCGGGTCGCGATCGCGCGGGCGCTCGCGATGGAGCCGAAGCTGATGCTGTTCGACGAGCCGACGTCGGCGCTGGACCCCGAGCTCGTCGGTGACGTCCTCGACGTCATGCGCGACCTCGCCGAGTCCGGCATGACGATGATCGTCGTCACCCACGAGATGGGCTTCGCCCGGGAGGTCGGCGATTCGCTGGTCTTCATGGACGAGGGCGTGGTGGTCGAGTCCGGCCACCCCCGAGAGGTCCTGACGAACCCGCAGCACGAGCGGACACAGTCGTTCCTGTCGAAGGTGCTCTAG
- a CDS encoding helix-turn-helix transcriptional regulator: MAPVFAHGRLRLYLLKLLEEAPRHGYEVIRLLEERFQGLYAPSAGTVYPRLAKLEAEGLVTHTTEGGRKVYAITDAGRAELADRSGELADLELEIRESVAELAAEIRADVRGAAGDLRREMRAAASEARRGSTGAGARARGEHEGAHGGFTDPGDKEAWRVAKEEMRRVKQEWKEQARRAKDESRRAREEAQRARHQAKEAQERVREQAQEELQRIAKRVQDQVQDHFTRGDWPTGVREGLTELAKEFGDFGKDFGKEFGKDFGFGRPGAGAGAGAGAGAGTRKPGHAEHPEHPDYTDTPEDFPAGYEPSWAHEDSTGDPARDLDRLLDRFRDDIRDAARDHGVTEGQLHDARRHLSSAAARIGAVLRTPKG; this comes from the coding sequence ATGGCTCCCGTCTTTGCCCATGGCCGCCTGCGGCTCTACCTCCTCAAGCTGCTCGAAGAAGCACCGCGCCACGGTTACGAGGTGATCCGCCTCCTGGAGGAGCGCTTCCAGGGGCTGTACGCGCCGTCGGCCGGCACCGTCTACCCCCGGCTGGCCAAGCTGGAGGCCGAGGGACTGGTCACCCACACCACCGAGGGCGGCCGGAAGGTGTACGCGATCACGGACGCGGGCCGTGCCGAGCTGGCCGACCGCAGCGGCGAACTGGCCGATCTGGAGCTGGAGATCCGAGAATCGGTCGCCGAGCTGGCCGCGGAGATCCGTGCCGATGTGCGCGGCGCCGCAGGCGATCTGCGCCGCGAGATGCGGGCCGCGGCGAGCGAGGCGCGGCGCGGTTCCACAGGGGCGGGCGCCAGGGCACGCGGCGAACACGAGGGCGCCCACGGCGGCTTCACGGACCCCGGGGACAAGGAGGCGTGGCGCGTCGCCAAGGAGGAGATGCGCCGTGTCAAGCAGGAGTGGAAGGAGCAGGCCCGGCGCGCCAAGGACGAGAGCCGTCGGGCCCGCGAGGAGGCCCAGCGAGCCCGCCACCAGGCCAAGGAGGCCCAGGAGCGGGTCCGGGAGCAGGCACAGGAAGAGCTGCAGCGCATCGCCAAGCGCGTCCAGGACCAGGTGCAGGACCACTTCACCCGGGGCGACTGGCCGACGGGCGTCCGGGAGGGCCTCACCGAGCTCGCCAAGGAGTTCGGCGATTTCGGCAAGGACTTCGGCAAGGAGTTCGGCAAGGACTTCGGCTTCGGCCGGCCGGGCGCGGGTGCCGGAGCAGGAGCGGGTGCCGGGGCAGGGACGCGGAAGCCCGGGCACGCCGAGCACCCGGAGCACCCCGACTACACGGACACTCCCGAGGACTTTCCCGCCGGTTACGAGCCCTCCTGGGCCCACGAGGACTCCACGGGCGATCCCGCCCGGGACCTCGACCGCCTGCTGGACCGCTTCCGCGACGATATCCGCGACGCGGCCCGCGATCACGGAGTGACGGAGGGACAGTTGCACGATGCCCGCCGGCACCTGTCGTCGGCGGCGGCGCGCATAGGCGCGGTGCTGCGGACGCCCAAGGGCTGA
- the fxsA gene encoding FxSxx-COOH cyclophane-containing RiPP peptide, whose product MGEQDDAQGAEEPLPDLLAMGLAELRAIDHPVLAEVLAELRERAEQPSEMLWGFNNAF is encoded by the coding sequence ATGGGCGAACAGGACGACGCACAGGGGGCCGAGGAGCCGCTGCCCGATCTTCTCGCGATGGGACTCGCGGAACTGAGGGCGATCGACCATCCGGTGCTCGCCGAGGTGCTGGCGGAACTTCGGGAACGGGCGGAGCAGCCGAGCGAGATGCTGTGGGGGTTCAACAACGCCTTTTGA
- a CDS encoding NAD(P)-dependent malic enzyme codes for MAAEIVNPRSDSSTDQDGGAEPLDSFDPAFALHRGGKMAVQATVPVRDKDDLSLAYTPGVAKVCMAIAEQPELVHDYTWKSSVVAVVTDGTAVLGLGDIGPEASLPVMEGKAILFKQFGGVDAVPIALDCTGVDEIVETVVRLAPSFGGVNLEDISAPRCFEIERRLQERLDIPVFHDDQHGTAVVTLAALRNAARLTGRSLGQLRAVISGAGAAGVAIAKFLLEAGLGDVAVADRKGIVSVDRDDLTPVKRDLAVMTNKAGLSGSLESALAGADVFIGVSGGTVPEPAVASMAEGAFVFAMANPNPEVHPDVAHKYAAVVATGRSDYPNQINNVLAFPGIFAGALQVRASRITEGMKIAAAEALAAVVGDDLAADYVIPSPFDERVAPAVTAAVAAAARAEGVARR; via the coding sequence GTGGCAGCGGAGATCGTCAATCCTCGCAGCGACAGCAGTACGGATCAGGACGGCGGGGCCGAGCCCCTCGATTCCTTCGACCCGGCGTTCGCGCTGCACCGTGGCGGCAAGATGGCCGTGCAGGCCACCGTGCCCGTCCGTGACAAGGACGACCTGTCCCTGGCGTACACCCCCGGCGTCGCGAAGGTCTGCATGGCCATCGCGGAGCAGCCGGAACTCGTCCACGACTACACCTGGAAGTCGTCCGTGGTCGCCGTCGTGACGGACGGGACCGCCGTGCTCGGTCTCGGTGACATCGGGCCCGAGGCCTCCCTCCCCGTGATGGAGGGCAAGGCGATCCTGTTCAAGCAGTTCGGCGGCGTCGACGCGGTGCCGATCGCGCTGGACTGCACGGGCGTCGACGAGATCGTCGAGACCGTCGTGCGGCTCGCGCCGTCCTTCGGCGGCGTGAACCTGGAGGACATCTCGGCACCCCGGTGCTTCGAGATCGAGCGCCGGCTGCAGGAACGGCTGGACATTCCCGTCTTCCACGACGACCAGCACGGTACGGCCGTCGTCACGCTGGCGGCCCTGCGGAACGCCGCGCGGCTGACCGGGCGCTCGCTCGGGCAGCTGCGGGCCGTGATCTCGGGCGCCGGCGCGGCCGGGGTGGCCATCGCCAAGTTCCTCCTTGAGGCGGGGCTCGGGGACGTCGCCGTCGCGGACCGCAAGGGCATCGTGTCCGTCGACCGGGACGATCTGACCCCGGTCAAGCGGGACCTCGCGGTCATGACCAACAAGGCCGGCCTTTCCGGCTCGCTGGAGTCCGCCCTCGCCGGGGCCGACGTCTTCATCGGCGTCTCCGGCGGTACGGTTCCGGAGCCGGCCGTCGCCTCCATGGCCGAGGGCGCGTTCGTCTTCGCCATGGCGAACCCGAACCCCGAGGTGCATCCCGATGTCGCCCACAAGTACGCGGCGGTCGTCGCCACCGGGCGGTCGGACTACCCGAACCAGATCAACAACGTGCTGGCGTTCCCCGGGATCTTCGCGGGGGCGCTCCAGGTGCGGGCCTCCCGGATCACCGAGGGGATGAAGATCGCGGCGGCCGAGGCGTTGGCTGCGGTCGTCGGGGACGACCTTGCCGCGGACTATGTGATTCCGTCGCCGTTCGACGAGCGGGTCGCTCCGGCGGTCACCGCGGCGGTTGCCGCTGCCGCTCGGGCGGAGGGTGTGGCCCGGCGGTAG
- a CDS encoding FxsB family cyclophane-forming radical SAM/SPASM peptide maturase has product MSAQVRAPSAPFRQFIVKVHGRCNLACRYCYLYEGPDRTYRDRPATTPPDVLERTAYRIAEHAAVHGLTAVSLVLHGGEPLLAGVETLARFTTRVRRSVPRTCTVHATVQTNATLLTGQRVDVLARHGISVGISLDGGLPAHNARRVDHSGRPSWPAAVRGARLLADHRPDAYAGVLTVVDPVTDPVAVYESLLALRPPALDLLLPHGNWSAPPPHVEPETDGKSGSRPVRTPYGDWLCAVFDRWWAGRRKETRIRLFEECIALLAGLPAATESLGLAPFDAVVVETDGSIEQVDSLKSAFDGAARTGLDVFRNRFDEALLHPGVAARQAGAAGLGARCRACPLLAVCGGGHYAHRYRAGEGFANPSVYCSDLQRFIRHVVRRLTAATTAASASDRVPAEPDVHGGDTP; this is encoded by the coding sequence GTGTCCGCACAGGTACGCGCTCCCTCCGCTCCATTCCGGCAATTCATCGTAAAAGTTCACGGCAGATGCAACCTTGCCTGCCGTTACTGCTACCTCTATGAGGGCCCCGACCGGACCTATCGGGACCGGCCGGCCACTACGCCGCCCGATGTGCTGGAACGGACCGCGTACCGCATCGCCGAACACGCGGCGGTCCACGGGCTGACTGCCGTCTCGCTGGTCCTGCACGGCGGTGAACCCCTCCTCGCGGGGGTGGAAACGCTCGCCCGCTTCACCACACGTGTCCGCCGGAGCGTCCCCCGCACCTGCACGGTGCACGCCACTGTCCAGACCAACGCCACCCTCCTGACCGGGCAGCGTGTCGATGTGCTCGCCCGCCACGGCATCAGCGTCGGCATCAGCCTCGACGGGGGGCTGCCCGCGCACAACGCCCGACGCGTCGACCACTCGGGCCGCCCGTCCTGGCCGGCCGCGGTACGCGGCGCGCGGCTGCTCGCCGACCACCGTCCGGACGCGTACGCCGGAGTGCTGACGGTGGTCGACCCGGTCACCGATCCCGTCGCCGTCTACGAATCCCTGCTCGCCCTGCGCCCGCCGGCCCTCGACCTGTTGCTGCCGCACGGGAACTGGTCGGCCCCGCCGCCCCATGTCGAGCCGGAGACGGACGGGAAAAGCGGTTCCCGGCCGGTGCGGACGCCGTACGGGGACTGGTTGTGCGCTGTTTTCGACCGCTGGTGGGCCGGGCGACGGAAGGAGACCCGGATACGTCTCTTCGAGGAGTGCATCGCCCTGCTCGCCGGGCTGCCCGCGGCCACCGAGTCGCTGGGCCTCGCCCCGTTCGACGCCGTGGTCGTGGAGACCGACGGAAGCATCGAGCAGGTGGATTCTTTGAAGTCCGCTTTCGACGGCGCCGCCCGGACGGGGCTCGACGTCTTCCGGAACCGGTTCGACGAGGCGCTGCTCCATCCCGGCGTCGCGGCCCGGCAGGCGGGTGCCGCGGGGCTGGGGGCCCGCTGCCGGGCGTGCCCCCTGCTCGCGGTGTGCGGCGGCGGCCACTACGCCCATCGCTACCGTGCCGGAGAAGGCTTCGCGAACCCTTCTGTCTACTGCTCCGACCTGCAACGCTTCATCCGGCATGTGGTCCGGCGGCTCACGGCGGCAACGACAGCCGCATCGGCATCGGACCGCGTCCCGGCCGAACCGGACGTTCACGGAGGAGACACGCCTTGA
- a CDS encoding ABC transporter substrate-binding protein, with amino-acid sequence MTASSTRRTTAAQSRIAAVGAIAVAGALLLTGCGDQTKDKDSGGSDTADSSAAPLADKLPAAVRDKGVIKVGSDIAYAPVEFKDDSGKTVGIDPDLADAMGKQLGVKFEFENGTFDTLLGGLRSKRYDIAMSAMTDTKNRQEGVDADTGKKVGEGVDFIDYFTAGVSIYTKKGDDQGIKTWADLCGKKLVVQRGTVSHDLAKSEAKKCAKGKSISIEAFDNDQQAQTRLRSGGADAGSSDFPVAAYAVKTSGGGKDFQLVGEQVEAAPYGIAVAKSNTEVRDAVKAALDAIIENGEYKKIIEKWGVEAGAVEAAAINGGK; translated from the coding sequence ATGACCGCAAGCTCCACCCGTCGTACGACCGCCGCGCAGTCCCGGATAGCCGCGGTCGGTGCGATCGCGGTCGCAGGCGCCCTGCTGCTCACCGGCTGCGGTGACCAGACCAAGGACAAGGACAGCGGCGGCTCCGACACCGCGGACTCCAGCGCGGCCCCGCTGGCCGACAAGCTGCCCGCGGCCGTCCGCGACAAGGGCGTCATCAAGGTCGGCTCGGACATCGCGTACGCGCCGGTCGAGTTCAAGGACGACTCCGGCAAGACGGTGGGCATCGACCCCGACCTCGCCGACGCCATGGGCAAGCAGCTCGGCGTGAAGTTCGAGTTCGAGAACGGCACGTTCGACACGCTGCTCGGCGGCCTGCGCTCCAAGCGGTACGACATCGCGATGTCGGCGATGACGGACACCAAGAACCGCCAGGAGGGTGTCGACGCCGACACCGGCAAGAAGGTCGGCGAGGGTGTCGACTTCATCGACTACTTCACCGCGGGTGTCTCGATCTACACCAAGAAGGGCGACGACCAGGGCATCAAGACCTGGGCCGACCTGTGCGGCAAGAAGCTGGTCGTCCAGCGCGGCACCGTCTCGCACGACCTGGCCAAGTCCGAGGCGAAGAAGTGTGCCAAGGGCAAGTCCATCTCCATCGAGGCCTTCGACAACGACCAGCAGGCCCAGACCCGGCTGCGTTCGGGCGGCGCGGACGCCGGCTCCTCCGACTTCCCGGTCGCGGCGTACGCGGTGAAGACCTCGGGCGGCGGCAAGGACTTCCAGCTCGTCGGCGAACAGGTCGAGGCCGCCCCGTACGGCATCGCGGTCGCCAAGTCCAACACCGAGGTGCGCGACGCCGTCAAGGCCGCCCTCGACGCGATCATCGAGAACGGCGAGTACAAGAAGATCATCGAGAAGTGGGGCGTCGAGGCGGGCGCAGTCGAAGCGGCCGCGATCAACGGCGGAAAGTGA
- a CDS encoding Clp protease N-terminal domain-containing protein, translating to MFERFTKDARAVVLGAIGHAERLDAEAVEEQHLLLALLDREASRASFALTSLGLGGRRESVERALAEARRRGGLSRADTDALSGLGIDVSAIVSRVEEAHGEGALESTQGNGKNGGNDGGRGRGWWSGFTGGRRPFGRGARDVLTESLRMAVAQQDRHIGDEHLLLALAARPGVPSEVLADHGVTYTALRRVLYGGGEAKAG from the coding sequence ATGTTCGAACGGTTCACCAAGGACGCCCGCGCGGTGGTCCTCGGCGCGATCGGCCATGCGGAGAGGCTGGACGCGGAGGCGGTCGAGGAGCAGCACCTGCTGCTGGCGCTCCTCGACCGAGAGGCCAGCCGCGCGTCGTTCGCCCTGACGTCGCTGGGGCTCGGAGGGCGCAGGGAGTCCGTCGAACGGGCTCTGGCCGAGGCGCGCCGTCGCGGCGGGCTCTCCCGCGCCGACACGGACGCTCTCTCGGGGCTGGGCATCGATGTCTCGGCGATCGTCTCCCGGGTCGAGGAGGCCCATGGCGAGGGTGCGCTGGAGTCAACCCAGGGGAACGGGAAGAACGGCGGCAACGACGGTGGGCGTGGCCGGGGCTGGTGGTCCGGCTTCACCGGCGGGCGCCGCCCCTTCGGCCGGGGCGCGCGGGACGTCCTCACCGAGTCCCTGCGCATGGCCGTCGCCCAGCAGGACCGGCACATCGGCGACGAGCATCTCCTCCTCGCCCTCGCCGCCCGCCCCGGCGTCCCCTCGGAGGTCCTGGCCGACCACGGGGTGACCTACACGGCACTGCGGCGCGTGCTGTACGGCGGGGGAGAGGCGAAGGCGGGCTGA
- a CDS encoding helix-turn-helix domain-containing protein yields MTEATDLAERAGDRDPRIGLRAVSALRRLLEQLEAVQVRSARNQGWSWQEIAAELGVSRQAVHKKYGRQ; encoded by the coding sequence ATGACCGAAGCAACGGATCTCGCCGAGCGCGCGGGCGACCGTGATCCGCGGATCGGGCTGCGAGCCGTCTCCGCGTTGCGGCGACTCCTGGAGCAGCTCGAAGCGGTTCAGGTGCGCAGCGCGCGCAATCAGGGTTGGTCGTGGCAGGAGATCGCCGCGGAACTGGGTGTCAGCAGGCAGGCCGTGCACAAGAAGTACGGGAGGCAGTGA
- a CDS encoding DUF4097 family beta strand repeat-containing protein: MSEWSVAEPRKLTFDEPVTALHVRIANGTVNVVGVEEGPARLEVSSIEGPPLMVTQENGTLTVAYEDLPWKGFLKWLDRKGWRRSAVVSLAVPARTRVEVGVVSATAVVSGIDGRAVVKGVSGDTTLVGLSGPVRADTVSGNVEVQALTGDLRLNSVSGDLTVIDGSSPSVRVDSVSGSVIVDLDPAGRSSDIRLTSISGEIAVRLPHPADAEVEVDSASGTVSSAFDDLRIHGQWGAKKITGRLGAGTGRLKATTLSGSIALLRRPPAEDEPWDEEADFEKATDVGEDDPQDTISAPSTSDATSTSDATPTSDATPTPDSTSISAKQPAADVTDGSPDGPTHQKGL, translated from the coding sequence ATGTCCGAGTGGTCCGTCGCAGAGCCAAGGAAGCTCACGTTCGACGAACCGGTGACGGCTCTCCACGTGCGCATCGCCAACGGCACGGTGAACGTCGTGGGCGTCGAAGAGGGCCCCGCCCGCCTGGAAGTCTCCTCGATAGAGGGACCACCCCTGATGGTGACCCAGGAGAACGGCACACTCACCGTGGCGTACGAGGACCTGCCCTGGAAGGGCTTCCTCAAGTGGCTCGACCGCAAGGGCTGGCGCCGCAGCGCGGTGGTCTCCCTGGCCGTGCCGGCACGGACGCGCGTCGAGGTGGGCGTGGTGAGTGCCACCGCCGTGGTCTCCGGCATCGACGGGCGGGCGGTGGTGAAGGGCGTCTCGGGCGACACCACACTCGTGGGCCTGTCCGGCCCGGTCCGCGCGGACACCGTCTCGGGGAACGTGGAGGTCCAGGCCCTCACCGGCGACCTCCGCCTCAACTCCGTCTCCGGTGACCTGACCGTCATCGACGGCTCCAGCCCCTCCGTTCGGGTCGATTCGGTCAGCGGTTCCGTGATCGTCGACCTGGACCCGGCGGGCCGGTCCAGCGACATCCGTCTGACCAGCATCTCGGGGGAGATCGCCGTCCGTCTGCCGCATCCGGCCGACGCGGAGGTCGAGGTGGACTCGGCGAGCGGCACGGTCTCCAGCGCCTTCGATGATCTGCGGATCCACGGCCAGTGGGGCGCCAAGAAGATCACCGGCAGGCTCGGCGCGGGGACCGGACGCCTGAAGGCGACCACCCTCTCCGGTTCGATCGCACTGCTGCGCAGGCCCCCCGCGGAGGACGAACCGTGGGACGAGGAAGCGGATTTCGAGAAGGCCACCGACGTCGGGGAGGATGACCCACAGGACACGATCTCAGCCCCGTCCACGTCCGACGCGACATCCACGTCCGACGCGACGCCCACGTCCGACGCGACGCCCACGCCGGATTCGACATCCATCTCCGCGAAACAGCCAGCCGCCGACGTCACCGACGGATCACCCGACGGCCCGACCCACCAGAAGGGGCTCTGA
- a CDS encoding DUF6104 family protein, with translation MYFTDRGIEELEKRRGEEEVTFEWLAEQLRAFVDLNPDFEIPVERLATWLARLDDDEDEE, from the coding sequence ATGTACTTCACCGACCGCGGTATCGAAGAGCTGGAGAAGCGGCGCGGCGAGGAGGAGGTCACTTTCGAGTGGCTCGCCGAGCAACTGCGCGCATTCGTCGACCTGAATCCGGACTTCGAGATCCCGGTGGAACGCCTGGCAACCTGGCTGGCCCGCCTGGACGACGACGAGGACGAGGAGTAG
- a CDS encoding amino acid ABC transporter permease, with product MNDFKKTDSSADTPQAGPEAIRAIPVRHYGRYVAAVVALGIFGLLVWAFANGDINWGAIPDYFFNDRILKGVRETLVLTFLSMLIGIVGGVVLAVMRLSKNPVTSSIAWFYIWFFRGTPVLVQLFVWFNLGFVFQYVNLGPIYKDQWADFMTPFLTALLGLGLNEAAYMAEICRAGLLSVDEGQTEASHALGMSHGKTLRRIVIPQAMRVIVPPTGNEVINMLKTTSLVAAVQYPELLRFSQDIGTTSGATVEMLFLAAAWYLIMTSVLSVGQYYIERYYARGSSRALPPTPFQKIKANMLSLSNRSGGGVNA from the coding sequence GTGAATGACTTCAAGAAGACCGACTCGTCGGCGGACACCCCGCAGGCCGGACCGGAGGCGATCAGAGCCATCCCGGTCCGGCACTACGGCCGGTACGTCGCCGCCGTGGTCGCCCTCGGCATCTTCGGCCTGCTCGTCTGGGCCTTCGCCAACGGCGACATCAACTGGGGCGCCATCCCCGACTACTTCTTCAACGACCGGATCCTCAAGGGCGTCCGCGAGACCCTCGTACTGACGTTCCTGTCGATGCTCATCGGCATCGTCGGCGGCGTGGTCCTGGCCGTGATGCGCCTCTCGAAGAACCCGGTGACCTCGTCGATCGCCTGGTTCTACATCTGGTTCTTCCGCGGCACTCCGGTCCTGGTCCAGCTGTTCGTCTGGTTCAACCTGGGCTTCGTCTTCCAGTACGTCAACCTCGGGCCGATCTACAAGGACCAGTGGGCCGACTTCATGACGCCGTTCCTCACGGCGCTGCTCGGTCTGGGTCTGAACGAGGCCGCGTACATGGCGGAGATCTGCCGCGCGGGTCTGCTCTCGGTCGACGAGGGCCAGACCGAGGCCTCGCACGCCCTGGGCATGAGCCACGGCAAGACCCTGCGGCGGATCGTGATCCCGCAGGCGATGCGCGTGATCGTGCCCCCCACGGGCAACGAGGTCATCAACATGCTGAAGACGACCTCCCTGGTCGCAGCGGTGCAGTATCCCGAACTCCTGAGGTTCTCCCAGGACATCGGCACCACCTCAGGCGCCACGGTCGAGATGCTCTTCCTGGCCGCCGCCTGGTACCTGATCATGACCTCGGTGCTCAGCGTCGGGCAGTACTACATCGAGCGGTACTACGCCCGCGGTTCGAGCCGCGCCCTGCCGCCCACCCCGTTCCAGAAAATCAAGGCGAACATGCTGTCCCTGTCCAACCGCTCGGGCGGAGGTGTCAACGCATGA
- a CDS encoding zinc-binding dehydrogenase: protein MFAAYAARIDRDQPLNGLELGERPAPEARPGWTTVTVKAASLNHHDLWSLRGVGLAEDKLPMILGCDAAGIDEAGNEVVLHSVIGQTGHGVGPKEPRSILTERYQGTFAEQVSVPTWNILPKPAELSFEEAACLPTAWLTAYRMLFTNAGVRPGDSVLVQGAGGGVATAAIALGKAAGLRVFATSRDEAKRKRALELGAVEAVESGARLPQRVDAVIETVGAATWSHSVKSLKPGGTLVISGATSGDRPSHAELTRIFFLELKVVGSTMGTKDELEDLLSFCAATGVRPVIDEVLPLDRAREGFERMESGELFGKVVLTAP, encoded by the coding sequence ATGTTCGCTGCCTACGCCGCCCGTATCGACCGTGACCAGCCCTTGAACGGCCTTGAGTTGGGCGAGCGCCCCGCTCCCGAGGCCCGCCCCGGCTGGACGACCGTGACCGTCAAGGCCGCCTCCCTGAACCACCACGACCTCTGGTCGCTGCGCGGAGTCGGCCTCGCCGAGGACAAGCTGCCGATGATCCTCGGATGCGATGCCGCCGGGATCGACGAGGCCGGCAACGAGGTCGTCCTGCACTCCGTCATCGGTCAGACGGGCCATGGCGTCGGCCCGAAGGAACCGCGGTCCATCCTCACCGAGCGCTACCAGGGCACCTTCGCGGAACAGGTCTCCGTACCCACCTGGAACATCCTCCCCAAGCCCGCCGAACTCTCCTTCGAAGAGGCCGCCTGCCTGCCCACCGCGTGGCTGACGGCCTACCGCATGCTCTTCACCAACGCGGGTGTACGACCCGGTGACTCCGTACTCGTCCAGGGCGCCGGCGGCGGTGTCGCCACGGCGGCGATCGCGCTCGGCAAGGCCGCGGGGCTGCGGGTCTTCGCCACCAGCCGGGACGAGGCCAAGCGCAAGCGGGCCCTGGAGCTCGGCGCCGTCGAGGCCGTGGAGTCCGGAGCCCGCCTGCCGCAGCGCGTGGACGCCGTCATCGAGACCGTCGGCGCCGCCACCTGGTCCCACTCGGTCAAGTCCCTCAAGCCGGGCGGCACCCTGGTCATCTCCGGTGCCACGAGCGGCGACCGCCCCTCGCACGCCGAGCTGACCCGCATCTTCTTCCTCGAACTCAAGGTCGTCGGTTCCACGATGGGCACGAAGGACGAGCTGGAGGACCTGCTGTCGTTCTGCGCCGCCACCGGCGTCCGCCCCGTCATCGACGAGGTCCTCCCGCTGGACCGGGCCCGCGAGGGCTTCGAACGGATGGAGTCCGGCGAACTCTTCGGCAAGGTCGTACTGACCGCACCCTGA